One segment of Luteitalea sp. DNA contains the following:
- the queG gene encoding tRNA epoxyqueuosine(34) reductase QueG, which produces MLTAAAIKSRASEIGFDLCGIAPAEAFPELGRFREWLARGYAGEMQYLARTAHKRADPHLLLRNARSVIVTGTIYNVDRPYSATCGPGEARIARYGWGDDYHDVIGQRQHLLLGWMKDAAGELFDAVSYVDTGPVQEKVFAARAGLGWIGKNTCVINQDVGSWIFLGVILCGLEIEPDAPALDHCGSCTRCLEACPTGALVEPYVLDATRCISYLTIEVRGAIPRSQRPDVGEHVYGCDICQDVCPWNRRAPTSDDPAWLPRTIFDRTRTIDLWRRSDTDLRAALKASAMTRAGLRRFRRNLSVALGNSAGPESEAALCDDDRADAPSLADPAVREHVEWAKGGRARSPNAPD; this is translated from the coding sequence ATGCTGACAGCCGCTGCAATCAAATCGCGCGCTTCGGAAATCGGCTTCGACCTCTGTGGCATTGCGCCTGCGGAGGCGTTTCCAGAGCTCGGCCGATTCCGCGAATGGCTCGCGCGGGGATACGCAGGCGAGATGCAGTATCTCGCCAGAACGGCCCACAAGCGCGCAGACCCGCATCTCCTTCTCCGAAACGCTCGGTCCGTCATTGTCACGGGGACCATCTATAACGTTGACCGGCCGTACTCGGCGACGTGCGGACCTGGCGAAGCACGTATCGCGCGCTACGGCTGGGGTGACGACTACCATGACGTCATCGGCCAGCGGCAGCATTTGCTTCTGGGTTGGATGAAGGATGCGGCTGGTGAGCTGTTCGACGCGGTCTCCTACGTCGATACAGGCCCGGTTCAGGAAAAGGTCTTCGCCGCGCGTGCTGGCCTGGGCTGGATTGGTAAGAACACGTGCGTCATCAACCAGGATGTCGGCTCGTGGATCTTCCTGGGCGTGATCTTGTGCGGTCTCGAGATCGAGCCGGACGCGCCTGCGCTGGACCACTGCGGTAGCTGCACGCGGTGCCTCGAGGCCTGCCCAACCGGTGCGCTGGTCGAGCCGTATGTGCTCGATGCAACCCGGTGTATCTCGTACCTGACGATCGAGGTGCGTGGTGCCATCCCACGGTCACAGCGGCCCGACGTGGGAGAACATGTCTATGGGTGTGATATCTGCCAGGACGTGTGCCCCTGGAACCGGCGCGCGCCGACGAGCGACGATCCGGCGTGGCTGCCGCGGACGATCTTCGATCGAACGCGCACCATCGATCTCTGGCGCCGATCGGACACCGATCTGCGGGCGGCGCTCAAGGCGAGTGCCATGACTCGGGCCGGGCTCCGCCGCTTCCGTCGCAACCTCTCGGTTGCGCTTGGCAACAGCGCCGGCCCGGAGAGTGAAGCGGCACTGTGCGATGATGACCGAGCCGACGCCCCGTCACTCGCGGATCCAGCCGTGAGGGAGCATGTGGAATGGGCGAAGGGCGGTAGGGCGCGTTCGCCGAACGCGCCAGATTAG
- a CDS encoding YqgE/AlgH family protein: MSIDGDHVNGLAPTLLLSMPQLTDPNFERTVLLLCEHTPDGAFGLVLNRPTTTAAAEVVNLAPPVRATSGPLLWFGGPVEPQRGWILLGGLPSGVDDDVTQVAPSLYLSTSLELLRRVLIDTPPRTRVLTGYSGWGPGQLDAELAASAWLTMEADAGLIFDTPADQMWDRGIRMLGADPAFLQGGQGVH; encoded by the coding sequence ATGTCGATCGATGGCGACCATGTGAATGGCCTGGCACCGACGCTCTTGCTCTCGATGCCCCAACTGACGGACCCGAATTTCGAGCGAACGGTGCTCCTCCTCTGCGAGCACACGCCGGATGGCGCGTTCGGTCTCGTGCTGAATCGGCCGACCACCACCGCCGCCGCGGAGGTTGTGAACCTCGCGCCGCCCGTCCGCGCAACGAGCGGCCCTCTCCTGTGGTTTGGTGGTCCTGTGGAGCCCCAGCGCGGCTGGATCCTGCTTGGCGGACTGCCCTCGGGCGTCGATGATGACGTCACCCAGGTCGCACCAAGTCTCTATCTCTCCACCTCACTCGAGCTGCTGCGGCGTGTCCTGATCGACACGCCGCCCCGCACGCGCGTGCTCACCGGCTATTCCGGCTGGGGCCCTGGCCAGCTCGATGCCGAGCTCGCCGCTTCGGCGTGGCTCACCATGGAAGCAGACGCCGGACTCATTTTCGACACGCCGGCAGATCAGATGTGGGATCGGGGCATTCGCATGCTCGGCGCGGATCCCGCGTTTCTCCAGGGCGGCCAAGGGGTCCACTAA
- the rsgA gene encoding ribosome small subunit-dependent GTPase A, protein MTLPARLVTLGWDDRFAREFQHYAAAGLVPGRVVAEHQHIYRVSTDEAEMLVRVAGRARHRWRARDAFPAVGDWVALRLAAHDRTPLIEGVLPRRSHFSRKAAGRVIEQQVLAANVDTVFLVSGLDHDFNTRRIERYLVTAWAGGAAPVVVLNKADRCDDIDARLRDVEAIAPGVPIVVTSAGRGDGLEKLRSHVRPRRTVAFLGSSGVGKSTLINRLLGEARQATREVRASDQRGRHTTTHRELIAVPGGGLLIDTPGMRELQLWEGDGALEAAFPDIEALATDCHFTDCRHDREPRCAVKQAVADGRLPAVRLAQYQKLRRP, encoded by the coding sequence ATGACATTACCAGCTCGTCTCGTGACACTGGGATGGGACGACCGCTTCGCCCGAGAATTCCAGCATTACGCCGCCGCAGGCCTGGTCCCGGGGCGTGTCGTCGCCGAGCATCAGCACATCTATCGGGTGAGCACGGACGAAGCAGAGATGCTCGTCCGTGTCGCAGGGCGCGCCCGGCATCGTTGGCGCGCGCGCGACGCGTTTCCAGCCGTCGGCGACTGGGTGGCGCTTCGCCTGGCGGCGCACGATCGGACCCCGCTCATCGAGGGCGTGCTGCCGCGTCGGAGCCACTTCTCGCGCAAGGCGGCTGGCCGGGTGATTGAGCAACAGGTCCTGGCGGCCAATGTCGACACGGTCTTCCTCGTGAGCGGTTTGGATCACGATTTCAACACGCGCCGGATCGAGCGCTATCTCGTCACGGCGTGGGCGGGTGGCGCGGCGCCGGTCGTCGTGCTCAACAAGGCCGACAGGTGCGACGATATCGATGCGCGACTGCGGGACGTGGAGGCGATCGCTCCCGGCGTCCCCATCGTGGTCACCAGCGCGGGTCGAGGCGATGGGCTCGAGAAGCTCCGTAGCCACGTGCGACCGCGACGTACGGTCGCCTTCCTCGGATCCTCGGGCGTCGGCAAGTCGACCCTGATCAATCGGCTCCTGGGAGAGGCCCGTCAGGCCACACGCGAAGTGCGCGCCTCGGACCAGCGCGGACGACACACGACGACGCATCGGGAGCTGATCGCCGTGCCCGGCGGTGGATTGCTCATTGACACGCCAGGAATGCGGGAGCTGCAGCTCTGGGAAGGGGATGGGGCGTTGGAAGCAGCCTTTCCAGACATCGAGGCGCTGGCAACCGATTGTCACTTCACGGATTGCAGGCACGATCGAGAGCCGCGCTGCGCGGTCAAGCAGGCTGTCGCAGACGGCCGTCTCCCCGCCGTGCGGCTCGCGCAGTACCAGAAGCTTCGACGCCCTTGA
- a CDS encoding sigma-70 family RNA polymerase sigma factor: MNGPDGRRRADERQRADALETLLPVVYRELRRLAAHYLQRERPGHTLQATALVHEAYLRLLREHNTAWQNRAHFCAIAAGAMRQILVEHARARHAQKRGGHAARITLDEALVATSPGSIDVEALHGALEELADLDRRQARLVELRFFGGLSIEEAAGQLDVSPATAKRDWTVARAWLRRRLVGSEAP, translated from the coding sequence ATGAATGGACCGGACGGACGCCGCAGGGCCGATGAGCGGCAGCGCGCCGACGCGCTCGAGACGTTGCTGCCAGTGGTGTACCGGGAGCTCCGGCGGCTTGCGGCGCACTACCTGCAGCGCGAGCGACCGGGTCATACGCTGCAGGCCACCGCGCTCGTGCACGAAGCGTACTTGCGCCTTCTCCGTGAGCACAACACCGCCTGGCAAAACCGCGCACACTTCTGCGCGATTGCGGCCGGCGCCATGCGTCAGATCCTGGTCGAGCACGCGCGCGCGCGACACGCGCAGAAGCGGGGCGGACACGCGGCTCGCATCACGCTCGATGAAGCGCTCGTCGCCACATCGCCGGGCTCGATCGACGTCGAGGCGTTGCATGGCGCGCTCGAGGAGCTTGCGGATCTCGATCGGCGCCAGGCGCGATTGGTCGAGCTGCGGTTCTTTGGTGGCCTGTCGATCGAGGAGGCGGCAGGGCAACTCGATGTCTCGCCGGCGACAGCCAAGCGCGATTGGACCGTCGCGCGTGCCTGGCTGCGGCGCCGGCTCGTCGGGAGCGAGGCGCCGTGA
- a CDS encoding protein kinase gives MSRREEWRRINELFHAVLARPRTERAAFLEGACADAPALRREIEALVTAHETDPDFLEQGLDPLDLLARGALSSIGPSVDAQPLSAGSRLGRYAIEEELGRGGMGIVYLARDTELNRSVAIKLLPAAVASDDGRRARLRREARAAAALSHPGIATVYALEEVGRVLFIVSEYVRGRTLRDELEALGPFKGGHLLSTVLDIARALAAAHRQGVVHRDLKPENVVRSEHGIKIVDFGLAQVAPAERAGSLPTRLTQTGMIVGTPAYMSPEQLRGEEADARCDQFMFGVLLYELITGQHPFRGPEVPATWARILRDEPQPLSVVGDTVARQLQPVVTRCLAKDPAERFTATDDLVSAIVEARGSLASETRRQGHAAESVEPDGSVPMTHGGAPGERQPATRLGWEVHQVVVSLVYGVMLWPMWLVRAHMTPGPWRTLWFVVNVAVVALAATLRFNLAFTSRCYPAALDLQRRRASWLVRSADWAVALLLMLGAAIVGGADVGLTALLVGVAIGAGVAFLFIEPATAHATLGEGGPDL, from the coding sequence GTGAGCCGTCGGGAGGAATGGCGCCGCATCAACGAGCTATTTCATGCGGTGCTGGCACGGCCTCGAACCGAGCGAGCGGCCTTCCTCGAGGGGGCGTGCGCGGACGCGCCTGCCCTTCGGCGCGAAATCGAGGCGCTCGTCACCGCCCACGAAACCGACCCGGACTTCCTCGAGCAGGGGCTCGATCCACTCGACTTGCTCGCCCGCGGAGCCCTGTCCTCCATTGGTCCGTCGGTAGACGCACAACCGTTGTCGGCCGGCTCTCGCCTGGGCCGCTACGCCATCGAGGAGGAGCTCGGGCGAGGCGGCATGGGCATCGTCTATCTGGCCCGCGACACCGAGCTGAACCGCTCCGTGGCGATCAAGCTCCTGCCAGCCGCAGTTGCCAGCGATGACGGCCGCCGGGCCCGCTTGCGGCGTGAAGCACGCGCGGCGGCGGCGTTGTCGCATCCCGGTATCGCCACCGTCTACGCCCTCGAAGAGGTTGGACGCGTGCTCTTCATCGTGTCGGAGTACGTGCGCGGCCGAACCCTTCGGGATGAGTTGGAGGCGTTGGGCCCTTTCAAAGGTGGGCACCTTCTGAGCACCGTTTTGGACATCGCCCGCGCGTTGGCGGCTGCGCATCGACAGGGTGTCGTTCATCGCGACCTCAAGCCAGAGAACGTCGTGCGGAGTGAGCACGGCATCAAGATCGTGGACTTTGGCTTGGCGCAGGTCGCCCCTGCGGAGCGCGCCGGGTCGCTGCCCACACGGCTCACGCAGACTGGCATGATCGTGGGGACGCCGGCGTACATGTCGCCCGAGCAGCTGCGCGGCGAAGAAGCGGACGCACGATGTGATCAGTTCATGTTTGGCGTCTTGCTCTACGAGCTGATCACCGGGCAGCATCCGTTCCGTGGACCGGAAGTGCCGGCGACGTGGGCGCGGATCTTGCGCGACGAGCCGCAACCGCTCAGCGTCGTCGGTGACACAGTGGCGAGGCAGCTGCAGCCCGTGGTCACACGTTGCTTGGCGAAGGACCCTGCCGAGCGGTTTACGGCGACCGACGACCTCGTGTCTGCCATCGTGGAAGCGCGCGGCTCACTTGCCAGCGAGACGCGCAGGCAGGGTCACGCGGCCGAGAGCGTGGAGCCGGACGGCTCGGTGCCGATGACGCACGGCGGCGCACCCGGCGAGCGTCAACCGGCAACGCGGTTGGGATGGGAGGTTCACCAGGTCGTCGTGTCGCTCGTCTACGGCGTGATGCTCTGGCCCATGTGGCTGGTGCGCGCACACATGACGCCGGGACCATGGCGCACGCTGTGGTTCGTCGTCAATGTGGCGGTCGTGGCGCTCGCGGCGACGCTGCGCTTCAACCTTGCGTTCACGTCTCGTTGCTATCCTGCGGCACTCGATCTGCAGCGGCGCCGCGCTTCCTGGCTGGTGCGCAGCGCGGACTGGGCGGTTGCGCTCCTGTTGATGCTCGGCGCCGCCATCGTCGGTGGGGCGGATGTCGGTCTCACGGCGCTGCTGGTTGGCGTGGCGATTGGCGCCGGCGTGGCCTTCCTCTTCATCGAGCCCGCGACCGCGCATGCGACGCTGGGTGAGGGTGGGCCCGACCTTTAG
- a CDS encoding ATP-binding cassette domain-containing protein, with amino-acid sequence MPSSPETKKRIDYRNAWEEARAIIWARRARLTLGAVLMLINRPIGFVLPITSKFLIDDVVGKQRHDLLVPLAIAAGVATLVQAVTSFALTQVLGIAAQRAITELRRSVHAHVTRLPVRYFDTTQTGILISRIMSDAEGIRNLVGTGLVQLAGGIVSAVLALGVLFYLNWTLTLATLVLLGSFAGGMALAFKRLRPLFRERGKINAEVTGRLSQGLSGIREVKAYTAERREQIIFAGGAHRLLRNVAQSMTGISLTTALSTVVMGVVGVLMIVVGGRDMLSGYWTVGDLFMYVIFVGLVTAPLVQMASIGTQITEAFAGLDRIREIRQTVAEDDGDSDRVRLEDLQGEIGFEEVWFEYKEGVPVLKGVSFRAPAGSTTALVGSSGSGKSTLTSLVMAFNRPSSGRILIDGHDLRDVQLASYRGQLGVVLQDNFLFDGTIAENIRYSSPHARMDEVREVARIAHCDEFVEAFEEKYKTVVGERGVRLSGGQRQRVAIARAILADPKILILDEATSSLDSESEGKIQDALRMLRRGRTTFVIAHRLSTIRSADQILVIEDGQIIERGTHAELYVRGGRYRQLHDRQYEWESDRFINPGEDFTPEPEKMEAASRVTEAL; translated from the coding sequence ATGCCTAGTTCCCCGGAGACGAAGAAGCGCATCGACTACCGCAACGCCTGGGAGGAAGCACGCGCGATCATCTGGGCGCGGCGCGCACGCTTGACGCTGGGCGCGGTGCTGATGCTCATCAATCGACCGATCGGGTTTGTCCTTCCGATTACATCGAAGTTTCTCATCGATGATGTCGTCGGAAAGCAGCGCCATGATCTGCTCGTGCCGCTGGCGATCGCGGCGGGTGTGGCAACGCTCGTGCAGGCAGTCACCTCGTTTGCGCTGACACAGGTGCTCGGCATAGCCGCGCAGCGCGCCATCACGGAGCTGCGTCGCTCGGTGCATGCGCACGTCACTCGCCTCCCGGTTCGGTACTTCGACACCACGCAAACCGGCATCCTCATCTCGCGCATCATGAGCGACGCGGAGGGTATTCGGAACCTCGTCGGCACCGGCCTGGTGCAACTGGCGGGTGGCATCGTCTCGGCCGTGCTCGCGCTTGGCGTGCTGTTCTATCTCAACTGGACGCTGACGCTCGCGACGCTCGTCCTCCTTGGGTCGTTTGCCGGCGGCATGGCACTGGCGTTCAAGCGGTTGCGGCCGCTGTTCCGCGAGCGCGGGAAGATCAACGCGGAGGTGACCGGCCGGCTGTCGCAAGGGCTGAGCGGGATTCGCGAGGTGAAAGCCTACACGGCCGAGCGGCGGGAGCAGATTATCTTTGCCGGCGGCGCGCATCGCCTGCTCCGAAACGTCGCGCAGTCGATGACGGGCATTTCACTGACCACCGCGCTCTCCACCGTGGTGATGGGCGTCGTGGGCGTGCTCATGATCGTCGTGGGCGGCCGCGATATGCTCAGCGGCTACTGGACGGTCGGCGATCTGTTCATGTACGTCATCTTCGTCGGCCTGGTGACCGCACCGCTCGTCCAGATGGCGTCGATTGGCACACAGATCACCGAGGCGTTCGCCGGTCTCGATCGCATTCGCGAGATTCGCCAAACCGTCGCCGAAGACGACGGCGATAGCGACCGCGTACGGCTCGAGGATCTCCAGGGAGAGATTGGGTTCGAGGAGGTGTGGTTCGAGTACAAGGAAGGCGTACCGGTGTTGAAGGGCGTGTCGTTCCGGGCGCCGGCCGGCTCGACGACCGCTCTCGTCGGTTCGAGCGGCTCTGGCAAGAGCACGCTGACCAGCCTGGTCATGGCCTTCAATCGACCCTCGTCTGGGCGGATCCTGATCGACGGCCATGACCTGCGCGATGTACAGCTCGCCAGCTATCGCGGCCAGCTCGGTGTCGTGCTGCAAGACAACTTCTTGTTCGACGGTACCATTGCCGAGAACATCCGCTATTCCAGTCCGCACGCACGCATGGATGAGGTGCGGGAAGTGGCGCGTATCGCGCACTGCGACGAGTTCGTCGAGGCGTTCGAGGAGAAGTACAAGACGGTCGTCGGCGAGCGCGGCGTTCGGCTGTCGGGCGGCCAGCGACAGCGCGTGGCCATTGCACGGGCGATCCTTGCCGATCCCAAGATTCTGATCTTGGACGAGGCGACGTCGAGCCTCGACAGCGAGAGCGAGGGCAAGATTCAAGACGCGCTACGCATGCTGCGCCGCGGCCGTACGACGTTTGTCATCGCACATCGCCTCTCGACGATCCGGAGCGCCGATCAGATCCTCGTCATCGAGGATGGTCAGATCATCGAGCGTGGGACGCACGCGGAGCTCTACGTGCGGGGCGGACGCTACCGGCAGCTCCACGACCGGCAGTACGAGTGGGAATCGGACCGGTTCATCAACCCCGGGGAAGACTTCACCCCAGAGCCGGAGAAGATGGAAGCGGCATCACGGGTGACAGAGGCGCTGTAG
- a CDS encoding beta-propeller fold lactonase family protein produces the protein MSCLIGVALIGASLLTNQPAEASQGGETTGELFVYVGTYTNGESKGIYLLRMDPRTGQLSEPTLAAEAKSPSFLAVHPTKRVLYAVNEISGNDGDRPGGAVSAFAIGPDGSLTLLNEQSSRGAGPCFVAVDEAGAHVLVANYGGGSVAVLPIDEDGRLESASATVQHEGSSVDPKRQQGPHAHSINPDPSNQFALAADLGLDRILVYRLDATAGTITPHDPPDARVEPGAGPRHLAFHPNGRFAYVMNELQSTVTSFAWDAAEGTLEALQTLPTLPADFSGTNHTADVQVHPSGRFVYGSNRGHDTIAVFGVDEANGRLSPVEHRASGGKTPRHFGIDPSGTYLLAANQDSNSLVVFRIDQQSGRLAPTGTQVEVPSPVCVRFVRR, from the coding sequence ATGTCCTGTCTCATCGGCGTTGCCTTGATCGGCGCATCGCTCTTGACGAATCAGCCGGCCGAGGCCTCGCAAGGCGGTGAGACAACCGGCGAGCTGTTCGTCTACGTCGGCACCTATACCAACGGCGAGAGCAAGGGCATCTACCTGCTGCGGATGGATCCGCGCACGGGACAGCTTTCCGAGCCCACGTTGGCCGCCGAGGCGAAGAGTCCAAGCTTCCTTGCCGTTCACCCGACCAAGCGCGTGCTCTACGCCGTGAACGAGATAAGCGGCAACGACGGCGACCGCCCGGGCGGTGCCGTGAGCGCGTTTGCCATCGGTCCCGACGGCTCGCTGACACTCCTGAACGAGCAATCGTCCCGCGGAGCAGGCCCATGCTTCGTGGCCGTAGACGAGGCGGGAGCGCACGTGCTCGTCGCGAATTACGGGGGCGGCAGCGTTGCCGTGCTGCCTATTGACGAGGATGGTCGCCTCGAATCAGCCTCTGCGACCGTGCAACACGAAGGATCGAGCGTCGATCCGAAGCGGCAGCAAGGGCCGCATGCCCACTCCATCAATCCCGACCCAAGCAACCAATTCGCGTTGGCGGCGGACCTAGGGCTCGATCGCATCCTGGTTTATCGGCTCGATGCCACGGCAGGCACGATTACACCGCACGATCCCCCAGATGCCCGAGTCGAGCCTGGGGCCGGGCCACGGCATCTCGCGTTCCACCCCAACGGCCGCTTTGCCTACGTGATGAACGAGCTCCAGTCGACCGTGACATCCTTTGCCTGGGACGCGGCGGAGGGCACGCTCGAGGCTCTGCAGACGCTGCCCACGTTGCCAGCCGATTTCAGCGGCACCAACCATACGGCCGACGTCCAGGTACATCCGTCAGGCCGCTTCGTCTACGGATCGAACCGTGGCCACGACACCATCGCAGTCTTCGGCGTAGACGAAGCAAACGGGCGTCTCAGCCCGGTGGAGCATCGAGCCAGCGGCGGTAAGACGCCACGCCACTTCGGCATCGATCCCAGCGGCACCTATCTGCTCGCCGCCAATCAAGATTCCAACTCGCTTGTGGTTTTTCGCATCGACCAGCAAAGTGGCCGACTCGCACCCACTGGCACGCAGGTCGAAGTCCCTTCACCAGTCTGTGTCAGGTTCGTACGCCGGTAG
- a CDS encoding mechanosensitive ion channel produces MQNMMDRFNEHVGASLPSVLGALVILIVGWLVALIAAGIVRGLLKRTDFDNKLAGWIFGARGAKVPIERYLGQIVFWGVMLFVLMAFFQALQLTAVTEPLNALLQQITEFAPRLLGVLVLLIVAAVLAAIARAIVTRALTATGADQRLAVEGGPPLSQTLGEAIYWIVWLLFLPAILSTLQLYGLLTPIQGMLNKALAFLPNILAAALVLGVGWFVAHLVRRIVSSLLAAIGVDRLGERHGLQQALGGTSVSGAIGTVVYVLVLLPVAIAALNALQLEAVTRPASNMLDTLLSSVPAIFGAALVIVLSYVIGRVIAELVARTLSAVGFDNFLAKLGVVGQAGAAPTRKPSTIVGQLILVAILLFAAIEAAGLMGFTELQALLSSFIVLGGHILLGLVVFGVGLYLANLAANVIRDSNVTNARFLASAARVAVLVLAGAMALRQMGLANEIINLAFGLLVGAIAVAVALAFGLGARDAAGREVESWVRSVRRPE; encoded by the coding sequence ATGCAGAACATGATGGACCGGTTCAACGAGCACGTGGGTGCGTCTCTTCCCAGCGTGCTTGGCGCGCTGGTTATTCTCATCGTGGGCTGGCTAGTGGCCCTAATCGCGGCCGGAATCGTGCGCGGCTTGCTGAAACGTACCGACTTCGACAACAAGCTGGCCGGATGGATCTTCGGCGCCCGCGGCGCGAAAGTGCCTATCGAGCGGTACTTGGGTCAGATCGTCTTCTGGGGCGTGATGCTGTTCGTGCTCATGGCCTTCTTCCAGGCCCTGCAGCTCACGGCCGTCACCGAGCCACTCAACGCCCTGCTGCAGCAGATTACCGAGTTCGCCCCCCGGCTCCTGGGCGTGCTGGTGCTGCTCATCGTCGCTGCCGTGCTGGCCGCCATCGCGCGAGCAATCGTCACGCGCGCGTTGACTGCGACCGGTGCTGACCAACGACTCGCCGTAGAAGGGGGCCCCCCTCTCAGCCAGACGTTGGGCGAAGCCATCTACTGGATCGTGTGGCTGCTCTTCCTCCCAGCGATCCTGAGCACGCTGCAGCTCTACGGATTGCTGACACCAATCCAGGGCATGCTCAACAAAGCGCTCGCCTTCCTGCCGAACATCCTTGCGGCGGCGCTGGTGCTTGGCGTCGGTTGGTTCGTGGCACACCTGGTCCGCCGCATCGTGTCGAGCCTGCTCGCGGCGATTGGCGTCGACCGCTTGGGTGAGCGCCACGGGTTGCAGCAAGCCCTAGGTGGCACGTCGGTCTCCGGGGCCATCGGCACGGTGGTGTATGTTCTGGTGCTCCTCCCGGTTGCTATTGCTGCGCTCAATGCTCTCCAGCTCGAGGCGGTCACTCGCCCGGCGAGCAACATGCTCGATACGCTGTTGAGCTCCGTGCCAGCGATCTTTGGCGCGGCGCTGGTCATCGTGCTCTCGTACGTGATCGGCCGTGTGATAGCGGAGCTGGTCGCCCGAACGCTGTCTGCGGTTGGCTTCGATAACTTCCTGGCCAAGCTCGGCGTCGTCGGGCAAGCGGGCGCAGCCCCCACGCGGAAGCCCTCGACCATCGTGGGGCAGCTGATTCTCGTCGCCATCCTCCTGTTTGCTGCCATCGAAGCGGCGGGGCTGATGGGCTTCACGGAACTGCAAGCGTTGCTGTCGTCGTTCATCGTTTTGGGCGGCCACATCTTGCTCGGCCTCGTCGTGTTTGGCGTCGGGCTCTACCTCGCGAACCTGGCGGCCAACGTGATCCGAGACAGCAACGTGACCAACGCGCGGTTCTTGGCCAGTGCCGCACGCGTGGCGGTGCTCGTGCTGGCGGGCGCCATGGCGCTCCGTCAGATGGGGCTCGCCAACGAGATCATCAACCTCGCCTTTGGGCTCCTCGTGGGGGCCATCGCCGTGGCGGTGGCCTTGGCGTTTGGTCTTGGTGCACGAGACGCCGCTGGCCGAGAGGTCGAGTCGTGGGTTCGATCCGTACGCCGGCCCGAGTGA